The following is a genomic window from Manihot esculenta cultivar AM560-2 chromosome 9, M.esculenta_v8, whole genome shotgun sequence.
ACAACAAATGATAATGAGTACCTCACCCTAAAATTATTGTCGGatcattcattaaaattttgCCTTATTAGCACCAGGTCAGGGAAGAAAAATATTCTCAATAGTCAATATTCCAATTTCCAGAACAATTGGAGATGAACAATGACATGCCAAAACTACAAGTCAAATGAAAcccttcaattaattaattaattaaaatgtagTTAAATGTCCCAATTAGGCTGCAGTAGGACATAACTGTCCCAATCAATAGAACTACCTAGGTGTTGTGCAGTTTTTTCTCAGCTTCTACTCATCTTTTaccagaataataataaaagtacaAAGCAGTAACATCTAAGAGCTACTATCTTCCGTCATCTATTGAATTTGTGGACATGAATCCAACAGAAGATGAATGATAAGATGTGCTTGTCATTTCTATGCAACTCAGTTGCATCAATCTCCCATTGATTTCACTCAGCCGACTAGAATCATTTGAACCCATTTCCTCCATTACAGGAAGCTTCTCGTCTCCATCAAGATACCTCCTAACTTGTCTCATTGTAGGCCTCGATTCTGCGTTCTGATGAGAACAAAGAAGACCCAATTCCAAAATCAActtcatctcttcttctacataTCTCGATTCCAACTTTGGATCTACTGTCTCAAGAATTCTTCCTATTTGTTGGCATTCCACTACCCAATCTACCAATATAAACTGCCCTGATTCAATAGGCCTCCTTCCTGTAGCCACTTCAAGAAGTAGAACCCCATATGCAAACACATCTGAGCTTGTAGAGGCCCTCCCTGTTCGTGCAAGTTCCGGCGCAATGTAACCTATAGTTCCGACGACATTTGTGGTGTGCGAATTTATGCCATGATCATATAGCCTTGCTAGACCAAAGTCTCCCAATCGGCCGTTCATTTCTGCATCTATAAGGACATTGCTAGATTTGACGTCTCTGTGAATCACCACTTGTTCCCATTCTTCATGCAGATACAACAGACCTGAGGCGATGCCTTTAACAATATTTAATCTCTGTTCCCAGCTCAAGGAGTTTTTAGAATGGAAGAGGAGAGAATCGAGGCTTCCATTTGGAATGTAGTCATAGATTAGAAGGagatcatttttctttttgcacCATCCTTGAAGATTGACCAAGTTCTTATGCCTCAATCGTCCCAAGCTTTCAATCTCTGCTATAAATTCTTTCAACCCTTGAAACGGATTATTACGACTGATCTTCTTAACAGCAACTTCATTTCCAGTACTAGGCATTACAGCTTTGTAAACTATACCGAACCCTCCAGCTCCGATGATCTCGCTGTCTTTAAAACCTTTAGTTGCTGTATAAAGATCACAATAACGAAACCTGTGTGGACACTCCAATTCCCAATCTTCCAGACTCTCAAATCTTCCCATTCTTTTGTGAACCGTGAGAAAGATCAGTATCCCAGACAAGATAACAATCAAGACGCTCAAAGAGACGATAAGAGCAATCACTGAGAATTGGAAAGACGATGATTCTTTGTCCACTGGAGGCATAGGTAGTCGAGAGAGATTCAATAAAGGGGCTGCTCCGGTCGTGGAAAAACTCCATCCTAGGATGTAATGAGAGCTTGCTGTGTCCCCTGTAGCAGCAGAAAATCCGACATACATAAACTCCTTCACAATTTGTGTTAGATCAACATGAAGTTGAAGGAGTGGCTCCATTGGTTTCGATTCCCACATGGGACTTACTGAAACATTCATAACTTTTCTCGTACCATCATATTCTACCCAGGCTTGAATTGGATCACTGTTATGCATGTCTAGATCGAGTACTTTTAATGGGTCGTCGATAATGTAACCAGCTGGCTTCGATGTGTTGGAATCCATGCTGTTAATGTTGATTCCGACATGGTTTCCATTTCTGTCTGATACCTCATTGTAACCTCTGACAGTATCGAATTCAACTGCGACAATATGGTTTGATTCTTTGCCATTATTCGACTCATTGAAGAGACCAAGGTAGTGGCCAGGCTTAGCTCCTGCGATCTGGTAGGAAGGAGCGATCGTGAAAGCTAGGCCGAAACCACCTTGACCTGAGGCTGGAGGGACAATTGAGAAGACGAAGTACGAGCTGAAAGAAGTGGAATTTGGCGATGTTGTATTAAACATTTGTATTGCTTTGGAATAGAACGCATGTCCTATGGCGTTTCTGGTTTTGTTAGTGAGCCTCAAGGCGCCATTAGGCTTTAAAATGGAAGCTCCCTCAGGAAAAAGCCTACCCTTTTCATCACTTCCACTGAATCCCTCAAACAAGAAGTGTTCAGACTGAGCTTGATCGATAATAACAGAAAAGAAGAAGACGAGCAAAGCTAAAGAGTTCATGTGGATAAAAAGGCCACGAGGGATTGTTCTTCTTTTGCTGTGGAATTGGAAGAAGGAACAAAAAGACGATGGGTATATATAAACAAAAATGAATACCCAAGAAAAGAAGATCGGTGATAAGAATGAAAGACTTGAACTTTTCAAAGTCTAGAGAATAGAGATGCAGTGTAGGTGAAGGAGTTATGTGGACATGAAGGAGTTATGTGGACATGCATGGCTCAAAGGAGTTGGGGGAGAGAATGTGACTGCTTGATAGATCAAGTGCCGTGTATTCATGGCTTTGAACTTTCACTGCTTAATTTCTAGACTTCAAAGATTATTCCCACAAGCTATAAGTTCTTAAAGTCTTGAAGAGAATGACTTGTACGGTTAGCATGTGACGAACAATTAAGTTATTAGGTTTACACAGTTGATCATCAATTTTTTACATTATCTTAATGAGAAATGCTACCAACAAAGTGATGATCAAATATtctctattattaaaaaatatttattataatattattttaaatttatttcaattaaataaaagaaagaaaacaacatgagaatcaagataaagaaataattttttatatctaaCCACAAAATCAAAGtgtgattaaaaaatattttcaatttgctTTTAGATTGTATTAACAAAAgtattaaactaaataattaattttatgctTTTCcaataacaataaaataattttaatactttaattttaattataaaatatataaatcataAATCCCTTATTTTGAATGAAAGAtttcacaaaaatttaatttatctattcatatataattaattttgtaacaatttatattttttaaaataaattatctctaaattttataaaaatttaatttaatttatttattcatatatatataaatttatataatttaaaaaaatattttattatttattttgatattaattaatattaaatttaatattttaattttaattattattttataattttatattattaaaaatgatatattattatttattcaaaaattcaattcaattgtctgtaaatttatgatttttggGAATCTGGCTTTTGTTTTAGTAGATTCaccaaattataatttaatattataatttaattatttatatttatttttatatttttttatgtgaggttattaataaaaatataaaaaaaaatcttgacaTTAGGAGCGTTATGTAAAGAATGTTTTAATtgcaatcaaaatttaaaattgacaaTTTCAAAGTCAAAcattgaaattattaaattatttaaaaaaaataaaaattattatatattggtTTGATTTCTTCACACGCGTACAAATGATATTGAGACGAGACTTGTGAGGTCAACTTGAAATTTCAACACTCCTTTTCGGCGTTTACGtgatcataattaattaattaattatcagaaaataatcatcaataatatgctttcatcaattctataatttttgtttttttttaattattttaaaattattatttattttttatatataattaacatataaattaattattataataataaattattccataatttattttttattttaaaatggtaGTGGgataaaaatgattaaaataaaagaaaatgaaaagaaataaagaaaatattagaaatgaaaagtttattgaaataaaaaaagaaaaaaaagggaaatgaaaaaagagaaaagaaataaaaggacAAAAAAACAAATGATTCACTgtataatttaatgaaattttgaattttatgagTGATTATGCAGTGTATGTTATAATTaaacaaacaataataaaaaattaaaataaaatgagagaagagtaaagcaaaagagaagaaaattgattaaaaaaatgaaagaaaatatgtttttttttttttctttccaaaatatTATCTAcggattttaataataaaataatatataagcttttaaaatagaaaaatagaaatttgcattttaaatttactgacgcattttaaaatttgttagCTATAAAATCCACTTGTAATCCGTCATTAACCTAAAAAGGATgggttttttaaattttttaaaaaataattttaaatttacctATAAATTTTGACAACTTTGCTAATTAATTTAGCAACCAATTTTAGGAATATTGAATAAGggtaaaagagaaaaataattactattgaaattatcaataaattttaaaatttattaataatttatcgaattttataaaatgttgtGTTCTATTTTGACCAAGTATTTTAtgtcatatttttattatttaaactataTACTGATCATTAAAAtatgtatatttattatttacatgtgaaataaaatttttctggcattttaaaaaaaataaaatttttctgtttcattattatcattaattaacATGTGactttttatttcttaaaatttaagataaaaagttaataatagtAAAGAAAATGAGGATTTAATACATCATTTATGTCCATACCCATTTTTtaatacatttaaaaaattatatatatatttgctcATTTTATTTCTACATATTATATGCAATAATTTGACaatgtaaaattatataaaattttaaatattaaattaaagtgtgtttttatttagataaatttttttaataatgaaaaaaataaaaaaaactaaatttacactataattttatataattataatttaaaattttaataattaagtgactaattattataataaaattaagactttgtagaaaataatttatatttgaaaaaaaaaattcatgaaaaaGATTTTcaaataagataatttattttttaatttaattttaatttaaataataaaatatattaagtaaTTTATATAGAATTCCTAATAATATAACTTTTCGAATATAAGTCAGAGGCAAATATATCAACTGCACTTGAGCATTAACGTTTACCAGACATGAAAATGGTAAATGTTGAAATCTTACACGACCCACCCGTGTTGACTCCATGAATTTACATTCATACAAGCTCTCATTAAATTGCATAAGGTGAGCAAATATATCTGCTGCACTTAAGCATTAACTTTTACCGgataaaaaatagaatataaattaatcgAGACGATCTGAGTTTCGAagacttaaaatttaatttgttaaaaaatttttttattttaacttcaaattaagtattaataatttaagtttaattcgtttaataaataagtttagacgaatttaatttttatcgagTTTAGTCTTAAATAATTCAGAAAAaagcttaatttatttataaataaaatgaattgtagtttaaaattaaaaaatttaaaattaaataattttaattaaataaatatagatacaAATTAactcataaatttataaaaaataactcttaaattttaagaatttaacttaattaaattatatagaaatttaagtttcacctataaaaatttagataaaatttaagtttaattctCTTATACTATTAATATcagtttatttaataaaattattcgcAAATTTATtcatgaatttatttataaattttgaaatgaaTCGAATTCACGAATTTTAATAAGccgataaaatttaaacttaattagtttatcaaacaaatttaaaaatttaatttaaatttaattcatttaaaaaataaatcgaatACGATctaatcaaatttttattgaCTCAAACCACAAATAACACGAGTAATTACTTACtttgcattaaaaaaaaaaagaagagtaaacGTTGAAGTCCTGCACCCCTGTTGACTCCATGAAATttacatgcatacaagctctcaTTAAATTgcataaaatgaaataatatgGTTCCTTTCTTTCTTAACCAGTAAACTgaagattaaatttttatacatttaaaatttaatcacaGTGATTTGCCTTCTTCACCGCTGTAAATTCAGATTAATTGGTATAACTCCGCATTAATTGGTTGAGTGAGCTTGATGGCGAATGATTtagaaaatgataataataatgattACTACTAGGTCGTCCTCCATTTACAGCTCCAATTTTCTACTTGGCACTCTGCAAAGGGCCGGTTGGAGTCAATGCTATCAGACCAATTGCATGGTCTGTACTTTTAACTTTTTTCTATTAAGTTATGGGTAGGCAATCTCTTTAAAGAGACAAGAAAAGGGTTTTCTAAATAATTCATTTGATtaagaatatatttataaacaatTAGTGAAAGGGAATtacatttttgtttttttctttagtTTATTTCATCATGGGAAGGTAATTTCTTTGAAAAGATTATGCATCTCTAGGATTAAAATATTCATCCAAGAAGCTGACAATGGCGGAATAAGCAGGGAACTTTGCAGGAATAAAACTCTTGAGAAAGCGATTGATTGTTACCCGCTACTCTTTTGATCAAAATCCTAATATAAGTATCACATTTCTCATCATCAAAATTCAACCAcagactctctctctctctctttttccccTGAGATCTCCTTTTTTTATCTGAAAAGGATCAAGATCATAATGGGTTCTCAGTTTTTCCAGCCTTCATGGCCATTCCACAGAATCATAAACTCAAATCTTGATGTTGATGAGGTTGAGTGCTTTGATAAACTCAAATCTTCTTCATTTTCCACCCCAGAGGGTTGTTTTTCTACCATGTTCCAAACTCAAATTTCTCAATCTCCTTCTGGTGATGATCACATGCAAACCATGTTAACACTGGAGGATTTTTTGAATGACCCCAATTTTTATAGAGATATGGAGTTTGTACTGAGCGATAGTGAAGGAAGTTTTCCTTCACAGGAGGCGTCTAATGAAGGAAGTGGGTGGAGTCCAAGCCCTTCAATCAAGTCCAATGAAGCATCATCATCCTCATTGACCTTGCCAAGGAAAGAATCAGAGCTCAATAGCCAATTGAGTGTCCTCCATCTCCTCAAGGCTTATGGGGAAGCCATGGAAGAGGGACAGGGTCATCTTGCCGATGTGATTATGAGATGTATGAGCGAGAAAGTTAGCTTGGCTGGTGAACCCTTATTGCGTCTGGCATTCAACTTGTCGCAGGATCTCGAGAAGCATGGGGATTATCTAAAACAAGAATCTTCCAAGAACTTTGAGGAGGCTTTCAGGGCATTCTACCAAATATTCCCATATGGGAGATTTGCTCACTTTGCTGCTAATTCAACAATTCTTGAAGCTGTGCCTGCAGATACTGAGAGGATACACATAGTGGATTTCGACATGGGGGAAGGTGTTCAGTGGCCTCCAATGCTTGAGGCCTTGGCAAGGCTACAGAAGGGAGTGAAATT
Proteins encoded in this region:
- the LOC110622420 gene encoding lectin-domain containing receptor kinase VI.3; the protein is MNSLALLVFFFSVIIDQAQSEHFLFEGFSGSDEKGRLFPEGASILKPNGALRLTNKTRNAIGHAFYSKAIQMFNTTSPNSTSFSSYFVFSIVPPASGQGGFGLAFTIAPSYQIAGAKPGHYLGLFNESNNGKESNHIVAVEFDTVRGYNEVSDRNGNHVGININSMDSNTSKPAGYIIDDPLKVLDLDMHNSDPIQAWVEYDGTRKVMNVSVSPMWESKPMEPLLQLHVDLTQIVKEFMYVGFSAATGDTASSHYILGWSFSTTGAAPLLNLSRLPMPPVDKESSSFQFSVIALIVSLSVLIVILSGILIFLTVHKRMGRFESLEDWELECPHRFRYCDLYTATKGFKDSEIIGAGGFGIVYKAVMPSTGNEVAVKKISRNNPFQGLKEFIAEIESLGRLRHKNLVNLQGWCKKKNDLLLIYDYIPNGSLDSLLFHSKNSLSWEQRLNIVKGIASGLLYLHEEWEQVVIHRDVKSSNVLIDAEMNGRLGDFGLARLYDHGINSHTTNVVGTIGYIAPELARTGRASTSSDVFAYGVLLLEVATGRRPIESGQFILVDWVVECQQIGRILETVDPKLESRYVEEEMKLILELGLLCSHQNAESRPTMRQVRRYLDGDEKLPVMEEMGSNDSSRLSEINGRLMQLSCIEMTSTSYHSSSVGFMSTNSIDDGR
- the LOC110622028 gene encoding protein NODULATION SIGNALING PATHWAY 2; its protein translation is MGSQFFQPSWPFHRIINSNLDVDEVECFDKLKSSSFSTPEGCFSTMFQTQISQSPSGDDHMQTMLTLEDFLNDPNFYRDMEFVLSDSEGSFPSQEASNEGSGWSPSPSIKSNEASSSSLTLPRKESELNSQLSVLHLLKAYGEAMEEGQGHLADVIMRCMSEKVSLAGEPLLRLAFNLSQDLEKHGDYLKQESSKNFEEAFRAFYQIFPYGRFAHFAANSTILEAVPADTERIHIVDFDMGEGVQWPPMLEALARLQKGVKLTAVKWENTDCDRDPLMWSFEEAKRRLLDHARRFGLKLKMEEMAIEDLVSEINRRKKRGGRKEWLAFNCMVGLPHMGRVRSRKVVEEFLRVARESKANSVNRGIIILGDGDCGENLSNSSSFGSFFEGNMAHYLTLLESIESDFPVNLAEARMALECLFVAPYISSEVWLEKWMDIKECCKVEMGSSLEGWSISRECTEEARELVKGNESFYGLRTGGQLNNEMILEWKGKSLVRVSAWKN